A single window of Providencia alcalifaciens DNA harbors:
- a CDS encoding phage tail tape measure protein, translated as MTDIATISLKADTSDLERGTQKLKEFGSAAEKVNSSTEDLNEQMNKGVSHQKKISDAVKRQRKDFDDLLDSINPTNKAFQKLDEWQAKLASAGKKGLYLSDELSTYNKILDQTRDKLIRVEMSLTAEGQALLAQEAATNRAKQAADDFLNSLKNQTDILGKTRTEILELKAAQMGVSQQAAPMIAKLKEQEKAFMNGSVTIGQYKQAMRQLPMQMTDIVTSLASGMPVWMVMIQQGGQIKDSFGGVGNSLKALTSLITPARVAMLGFSGAAAAVAIAAYQGSKEFGEFNKQIILTGGYAGKTASQLDALARSLSGNGITQHSMADAISKVVGSGSFSGGVVDMVSKTATAMEKAVGQSVDETIKQFQKLKDDPVRAVTELDKSLHFLTATQLEQIMTLQEQGKEQDAAKIAMESYANAMQDRSKQIKDNLGSLESAWEGVKEMASGAWDAMLNIGRERTLDQQIREYEEKLVEFQVNVASKGIHFNNTGQTADDLRYELGILKEKKYQRDIESARENGERLRDEKEKERLRTRDDLQNKYANKKMRREIDYANLESKKWALTKEEYEAYKKEIGRKHADPRTPKTPKGKEYRPDYGTRADESANEALVSLQSQLKVLKEHKTVADVISAERKKLWDMEAKISVIEEARSTRKLTKDEQALLAKKESVLESQKALAVAGDAVELQKQHNRELDRQLKRVEEINARSRALDVGAGKSDRMYQRDIALEQAKSPAEKKALEDYYGKEDSLRANWEAGVKKGFAEFQDQATNVYGNVAQISQSFFQGMSNSLSDFVITGKANLGDFTRSFLEMTTKMLMQMAMLNAMKAAFGGTAVGGFLGFAGGGYTGDGGKYDAAGVVHRGEFVFDKDSTAKLGKANLYRLMDAGKKGYASGGYVGGSQPMSVNQPRVQVYGAQPAGGVNVNVNLGGISVEGGGRQQGSMQNTDMKAAEQSLTNKIKRLMVSESREGGDLYKIIKAVSGGR; from the coding sequence ATGACAGATATTGCAACGATTTCGCTCAAGGCTGATACCTCAGATTTAGAGAGAGGGACACAGAAACTAAAAGAATTTGGTAGTGCTGCCGAAAAAGTTAATAGTTCGACAGAAGATTTAAATGAACAAATGAATAAGGGCGTTAGTCATCAAAAGAAAATATCTGATGCAGTAAAGAGGCAAAGGAAGGATTTTGATGACCTGCTAGATTCTATAAACCCGACTAACAAAGCATTTCAAAAATTAGACGAGTGGCAAGCTAAATTAGCTAGCGCTGGCAAAAAAGGACTTTACCTCAGTGACGAACTTTCAACATACAACAAGATACTCGATCAGACTAGAGATAAATTAATACGAGTTGAGATGTCTCTTACTGCTGAAGGGCAGGCGTTGTTAGCTCAAGAGGCTGCGACAAATAGAGCAAAGCAGGCTGCGGATGATTTCCTTAATTCATTAAAAAATCAGACCGATATTCTTGGAAAGACAAGAACTGAAATTCTTGAACTGAAAGCAGCTCAAATGGGCGTTTCGCAACAAGCAGCTCCAATGATAGCCAAACTGAAAGAACAAGAAAAAGCTTTCATGAATGGCTCTGTGACGATCGGGCAATACAAGCAAGCAATGCGACAGCTTCCAATGCAAATGACCGACATTGTGACATCGCTTGCATCTGGAATGCCAGTATGGATGGTAATGATTCAACAGGGCGGACAGATAAAGGACTCGTTTGGTGGCGTAGGTAACTCACTGAAAGCTTTGACATCGCTTATTACCCCGGCAAGAGTTGCAATGCTTGGGTTTTCTGGCGCTGCGGCAGCTGTTGCGATAGCCGCATATCAAGGGTCTAAAGAGTTTGGTGAATTCAACAAGCAGATTATTCTAACTGGAGGATACGCAGGGAAAACGGCATCACAACTTGATGCTTTAGCTAGAAGCCTATCTGGGAATGGCATCACGCAACATAGTATGGCAGATGCAATTTCGAAAGTGGTTGGGTCTGGCTCATTTTCTGGCGGCGTTGTTGATATGGTGTCAAAAACAGCAACTGCGATGGAGAAGGCAGTTGGCCAATCAGTAGATGAAACAATTAAACAATTTCAAAAGCTGAAAGATGACCCTGTGAGAGCTGTGACTGAATTAGATAAGTCTCTTCATTTTTTAACTGCCACTCAGCTAGAGCAAATAATGACACTGCAAGAGCAAGGCAAAGAGCAGGATGCCGCTAAGATAGCTATGGAGTCATACGCTAATGCCATGCAAGACCGCAGTAAGCAAATTAAAGATAATTTAGGGTCTCTTGAGTCCGCATGGGAAGGCGTGAAGGAAATGGCAAGCGGAGCATGGGATGCGATGCTAAATATTGGTCGAGAAAGAACGTTAGACCAGCAAATTAGAGAGTATGAAGAAAAGCTTGTTGAGTTTCAGGTAAATGTAGCCTCAAAAGGAATACACTTCAACAATACAGGCCAAACAGCTGACGACTTGCGTTATGAACTAGGGATACTTAAAGAGAAAAAATACCAGCGTGATATTGAGTCCGCAAGGGAAAATGGTGAAAGGTTAAGGGATGAAAAGGAGAAGGAAAGACTAAGAACTAGAGATGATTTGCAAAACAAGTACGCCAATAAAAAAATGCGCAGAGAAATTGACTATGCAAATCTAGAATCAAAAAAATGGGCGCTGACAAAAGAAGAGTATGAAGCCTATAAAAAAGAAATAGGCAGAAAGCATGCCGACCCAAGAACTCCTAAAACACCAAAAGGTAAAGAATACCGTCCAGATTATGGAACTCGAGCCGATGAATCAGCTAATGAAGCGCTTGTCTCTCTCCAGTCTCAACTGAAAGTATTGAAGGAGCATAAAACTGTTGCTGATGTGATAAGTGCAGAGCGCAAAAAGCTTTGGGATATGGAAGCTAAAATATCAGTAATAGAAGAAGCAAGGTCAACACGCAAACTCACCAAAGATGAGCAGGCACTATTAGCGAAGAAAGAAAGTGTCCTTGAATCACAAAAGGCATTAGCAGTTGCCGGGGATGCTGTCGAGCTTCAGAAGCAACATAACCGAGAGCTGGATAGACAACTCAAACGAGTAGAAGAAATCAATGCTAGAAGTCGTGCGTTGGATGTTGGGGCTGGTAAATCTGACCGCATGTACCAGCGTGATATCGCTCTTGAGCAAGCTAAATCACCAGCAGAGAAAAAGGCACTAGAGGATTATTACGGAAAAGAGGATTCTCTACGAGCCAATTGGGAAGCTGGGGTTAAAAAGGGGTTCGCAGAATTCCAAGACCAAGCGACGAATGTTTACGGTAACGTGGCTCAAATCAGTCAGTCTTTCTTTCAAGGAATGAGCAACAGCCTTTCAGACTTTGTTATCACAGGTAAAGCGAACTTAGGTGACTTCACTCGTTCATTCTTAGAAATGACCACTAAGATGCTAATGCAAATGGCGATGCTGAATGCAATGAAGGCTGCATTTGGTGGAACGGCAGTCGGTGGTTTCCTAGGGTTCGCTGGCGGCGGGTACACTGGTGATGGAGGCAAGTATGACGCCGCTGGAGTTGTCCATAGAGGTGAGTTCGTATTCGACAAGGACAGCACAGCCAAGCTAGGTAAAGCCAACCTATACCGTCTGATGGACGCTGGTAAGAAAGGCTACGCTTCAGGTGGTTATGTTGGTGGCTCTCAGCCAATGTCAGTTAATCAACCACGAGTTCAGGTTTACGGTGCTCAACCTGCTGGTGGGGTTAACGTGAATGTTAACCTTGGTGGTATTAGTGTTGAGGGAGGCGGTCGGCAACAAGGTTCTATGCAGAACACAGATATGAAAGCTGCTGAGCAGTCATTAACAAATAAGATTAAACGCCTAATGGTCTCCGAAAGTCGTGAAGGCGGCGATTTATACAAGATAATCAAAGCTGTTTCTGGTGGAAGATAA
- a CDS encoding phage minor tail protein L: MNITSDIQRLEPGNKVQLIEVDGSEFDGPVLRFHAYNLPHTPEEIDASRGNIKPKPIWWQGNEYGAWSYEVEGIAKNSDGSPARPILRVANIDGLISSLCLQFDDMALAKVTIYETFAHYLDDKNFPDGNPAANPEECFKQVYYIDRKTSEVAGESVEFELSSPFDLQGIMIPVRQIHNLCYWCMKGDYRSGRGCNYTGNKYFDERGEPVDDPALDKCGGLIGDCKKRFGENEPLDFGGFPAAGLIR, translated from the coding sequence ATGAACATAACATCTGATATTCAAAGGTTAGAGCCGGGCAATAAAGTTCAGTTGATTGAAGTAGACGGCAGTGAATTTGATGGTCCAGTTCTTCGATTCCATGCTTACAACCTACCGCACACGCCAGAAGAAATTGACGCCTCTAGGGGTAACATCAAACCTAAACCTATTTGGTGGCAAGGCAATGAGTACGGTGCGTGGTCTTATGAAGTCGAAGGGATAGCGAAAAATAGCGATGGAAGTCCTGCTAGGCCTATATTGAGAGTGGCTAACATTGATGGGCTCATCTCTTCTCTGTGCTTGCAATTTGATGACATGGCATTAGCAAAAGTCACTATTTATGAAACCTTTGCTCACTATCTTGATGATAAAAATTTCCCAGATGGAAACCCAGCGGCTAACCCTGAAGAGTGTTTTAAACAAGTTTATTACATTGACCGCAAGACTAGTGAAGTCGCCGGGGAATCTGTTGAATTTGAGCTGTCCAGCCCATTCGATTTGCAGGGGATAATGATACCCGTTCGCCAGATACACAACCTCTGCTACTGGTGCATGAAAGGTGATTACCGAAGCGGTCGAGGGTGTAATTATACGGGGAATAAATACTTCGATGAGCGTGGCGAACCTGTCGATGATCCAGCATTAGATAAATGCGGTGGACTCATCGGTGATTGTAAAAAACGCTTTGGTGAAAATGAACCTTTAGATTTTGGAGGGTTCCCTGCGGCGGGATTAATACGATGA
- a CDS encoding ORF6N domain-containing protein, which translates to MQALQEIIHDGVLVVTSETLAQLYGTQVNNIKVNYSRNANRFIEGKHYFLVQGDELKELKDLPSLRGLVDKHTPKLTLWTERGASRHAKMLETDQAWDYFELLEETYFTSRKNSGLPVNYIEALENLLQSEKEKAVIAAERDHAVETKAWIGHKREATAMDTASKAVREKNALAAKIGESKKHATVLSVEKKLDKKFKWHPLRKWCLENNVTPMEVHDDRYGSVKSWPAEAWKAVHGVELAKLF; encoded by the coding sequence GTGCAAGCATTACAAGAAATCATACATGATGGTGTTCTTGTGGTAACAAGCGAAACATTAGCTCAATTATATGGGACGCAGGTGAACAATATAAAAGTTAATTATTCACGCAATGCTAATCGTTTTATTGAAGGGAAACATTATTTCCTTGTACAAGGCGATGAATTAAAAGAGCTAAAGGACTTACCATCTTTAAGAGGGTTAGTTGATAAACACACTCCAAAGTTAACATTATGGACTGAGCGCGGAGCATCACGCCACGCTAAAATGTTAGAGACAGACCAAGCTTGGGATTACTTCGAACTACTAGAAGAAACTTATTTTACATCACGTAAAAATTCTGGCTTGCCTGTTAACTATATTGAAGCTTTGGAAAACTTACTTCAGTCTGAGAAAGAGAAGGCTGTCATTGCAGCTGAACGTGACCATGCAGTAGAAACAAAAGCATGGATTGGACATAAGCGCGAAGCTACAGCAATGGACACTGCATCAAAGGCAGTGCGTGAAAAGAACGCTTTAGCGGCTAAGATTGGCGAAAGTAAAAAACATGCCACGGTTTTATCTGTAGAGAAGAAGCTAGACAAAAAGTTTAAATGGCATCCATTGCGTAAATGGTGTTTAGAAAATAACGTCACACCAATGGAAGTACATGACGACAGGTACGGTTCAGTAAAATCATGGCCTGCCGAAGCATGGAAAGCTGTTCACGGTGTCGAACTAGCCAAACTGTTCTAG
- a CDS encoding phage tail protein, with translation MIEEFKWRTQTQDAPTGEFKHRIKEVEFGDGYKQVAGDGINTESQSWPITYTGHKSEVMPIFSFIRTHTAKSFIWTPPFGDKGLYRVKADSITLKPIGGSSITISATFEQAFSA, from the coding sequence ATGATTGAAGAATTTAAGTGGCGAACTCAAACGCAAGACGCGCCAACCGGCGAATTCAAACATCGAATAAAAGAGGTTGAATTTGGTGATGGATATAAGCAAGTGGCAGGCGATGGTATTAATACAGAGTCTCAATCATGGCCTATCACCTACACAGGGCATAAATCTGAGGTGATGCCTATTTTTTCCTTTATCCGAACACACACAGCAAAATCATTTATCTGGACACCGCCATTTGGTGATAAAGGGCTGTATCGAGTGAAAGCGGATTCAATCACGCTGAAACCGATTGGTGGTAGCTCTATCACCATATCTGCAACGTTTGAACAGGCATTTAGTGCATGA
- a CDS encoding TIGR04255 family protein codes for MKKYILKNSPLIMVIFDLRFSAILDEILNNGIGEFKMALYKLGYTMQEETMINSVDASPSKIQGFEFKMDTKKRWDFITINRDAGVVLTDSGLCLRVTNYKSFENFQSEWVKVLKSFLVCFPDAVNAGIKRVGLRYVDVFFPHKGRPYSDLIAEKFLSEHQRNLSNNQDSLHFNIHKQDTKHGVLNSILEERYPINGAFNVFPENLMDPDQLSMTLPPKPFWEENATLGKYAILDIDHAWKCKEQTINLSEENVLDKLTSLHSDSSSLFWDYLSEFADAAWEKHSIS; via the coding sequence ATGAAAAAATATATTTTAAAAAACTCTCCTTTGATTATGGTGATTTTCGACCTAAGATTCAGCGCAATCTTAGATGAAATACTTAATAATGGTATTGGCGAATTTAAAATGGCACTGTATAAGCTTGGGTATACAATGCAAGAAGAGACGATGATTAATAGTGTTGATGCTAGTCCTAGTAAAATTCAAGGGTTTGAATTTAAAATGGACACAAAAAAAAGATGGGATTTTATAACTATTAATAGAGATGCAGGTGTTGTTTTAACTGATTCAGGCTTATGTTTGCGTGTTACAAATTATAAATCTTTTGAAAACTTTCAAAGCGAGTGGGTAAAAGTATTAAAGTCATTTTTAGTTTGCTTTCCTGATGCAGTAAATGCTGGAATTAAAAGAGTTGGTTTAAGATATGTGGATGTATTCTTTCCCCACAAAGGCCGGCCATATTCTGACTTAATAGCTGAAAAATTCCTGAGTGAACATCAAAGAAATTTAAGTAACAATCAAGATTCACTTCATTTTAATATTCATAAACAGGATACAAAGCATGGAGTACTTAACTCTATTCTAGAAGAGAGATACCCAATAAATGGAGCATTCAATGTTTTTCCTGAAAATTTAATGGACCCAGACCAGCTAAGTATGACTTTACCACCAAAGCCGTTTTGGGAAGAGAATGCAACATTAGGTAAATACGCGATTTTAGACATAGACCATGCGTGGAAGTGTAAAGAGCAAACAATAAATCTCTCAGAAGAGAATGTATTGGACAAATTAACTAGCTTGCATAGTGATAGCTCATCTCTTTTTTGGGATTATTTGAGTGAATTTGCAGATGCTGCTTGGGAAAAACACTCAATTTCTTAA